From the Fulvia fulva chromosome 2, complete sequence genome, one window contains:
- a CDS encoding Sideroflexin fsf1 — MSASLPGSRELPASQYDLSTYWGRVRHSIDLTDPRTLFTSGTGLEQAKSLITKYKQGEIKSMTPELWSAKKIVDSTLHPDTGEPVFLPFRMSAFVLSNLVVTVGMLTPNMSNTGTIAWQIANQSMNVGINFSNANKSSPMPTSAIVQSYFTAVGASCGVAVGLNSIVPRLKRISPSTRAVLGRLVPFAAVASAGVVNVFLMRGEEIRHGIDIYPSESESAKAKREEAGKPLETIGKSKKAATLAVGETAASRVLNATPVMAVPPLILMRLQQTDWLKSRPRMVLPVNLGLIFATSLVALPLALAAFPQRQAVQATSLEKEFWEKGGEGGLVEFNRGI; from the exons ATGTCAGCCTCACTCCCGGGCAGCAGAGAACTACCTGCCTCTCAATATGATTTGAGCACATACTGGGGCCGCGTGCGGCATTCCATTGATTTGACAGACCCCAG GACGCTCTTCACCTCCGGCACGGGGCTCGAGCAGGCAAAGTCCCTCATCACCAAGTACAAGCAAGGCGAGATCAAGTCGATGACTCCTGAGCTATGGAGTGCAAAGAAGATCGTCGATTCCACACTACATCCAG ACACGGGTGAACCAGTGTTCCTGCCCTTCCGCATGTCAGCTTTCGTGCTTTCGAACTTGGTCGTCACTGTAGGCATGCTCACGCCGAACATGTCGAATACTGGAACGATCGCATGGCAAATTGCTAACCAGTCCATGAACGTGGGAATCAACTTTTCGAATGCCAACAAAAGCTCGCCTATGCCTACTTCGGCAATTGTCCAGTCTTACTTTACCGCTGTTGGTGCCAGTTGTGGTGTTGCAGTCGGACTCAACTCCATCGTTCCTCGACTGAAGCGAATCAGCCCAAGTACAAGGGCTGTGCTGGGGAGACTCGTGCCCTTCGCGGCAGTGGCCAGTGCTGGTGTGGTCAACGTCTTCCTAATGCGTGGCGAGGAGATCCGTCACGGCATCGACATCTATCCAAGTGAATCTGAAAGTGCAAAGGCGAAGCGTGAGGAGGCCGGCAAGCCTTTGGAAACCATAGGCAAAAGCAAAAAAGCTGCGACCCTGGCGGTCGGTGAGACTGCGGCTTCACGAGTGTTGAACGCAACACCGGTCATGGCTGTCCCGCCACTCATTCTGATGCGATTGCAGCAGACCGACTGGCTGAAGTCGAGACCGCGGATGGTACTTCCTGTGAACCTTGGGTTGATCTTTGCGACAAGTCTGGTAGCATTGCCACTTGCGTTGGCCGCTTTTCCACAACGCCAAGCTGTGCAAGCCACGAGTCTTGAGAAGGAGTTCTGGGAGAAAGGTGGCGAGGGCGGTCTCGTGGAGTTCAACAGAGGTATTTAG
- a CDS encoding Pof6 interactor protein 1, with the protein MADPESAAQPPTKSVNKPATTTSTTTNGTKEAAAPTSAYELDVSKLHSLPSEQQGLYLLTFTADLAKHVEDITNDEVSAEQVALKKELFQVIDLASPAPTRVIRKNVGRCFHGILTKGSRKILYESINELVAIVNAGKDKDARAKHAAVYCLGVIFDAAGDSAISLSPLACTAVLKLLKPAASDTALRSAIFQACGKIAKGIAVAIDEDLGRAIWKQARNAAGTDRSLLVQANACWCLEQLIRYTSYFDNSSDFDKLQAALLKAMESASVRVRHAAASSLATELVKSYTESPNKDAVPKMKKPKKSKKTGLSEEGDEAERASSPAPEKSATALSYGLLEIFRLLSTHFCKPATPNRARAGIAVCYIKVLRALGEGVVEQKYGEIVNHLFKDLLDYPGWQYNQYRQLMCRKFVRIILDQVIGGMIGETAQMNACRFLLNDIIKDYPQTVKERPEPSKAVLTGAISALTSLTQRLDTAIGTIAEGCREGLLQVLQHPSFTVQVHAARALRTFTLACPQQLLPTVTICMNSVSRELNLLGGPRQSQRRCIGYAHGLAAILSTSSQHPLYGSVDVYARVLQQATNLLKSSGSSDLRVSSCQLQVAWIMIGGLMSLGPNFVKIHVAQLMLLWRNALPKPVSSDHISKRNMLELSYLAHVRECALGSIKAFLTYNQRLLTSDISRRLSVMLENTVTFLQGLPSKRTSDDPSNRLSAALQLQDYEVMVRRRVFQCFSQLLSLSPAGSLEATAHSTILPIAVASFSDSEYDAPNSLSAAIASSASTFESIWDLSDNYGFGVSGCLRGLDIRNPITGGHERHWTSRSDQEAEIDQAILSPVGVAAENDPTSCYLSSAQTEQELPGPPATEVVNAAIAAFGLSLPLQSPKVQDSTIQQISSSINAPMLQKDPARKVAIVANVALALSMALRVTTGDLGSARGELKSMQAEKGLQALLHLCIKDPDDSIRCMAAAALGRLCSSSGTAFTSSEVTYLTETIVNNREPYVRAGCASALAHIHSQLGGMAAGLHMKNIVGILMSLAADTHPLVHFWALGSLATIAESAGLNFSGYVTTTIGLLSQLYVSDSHNIETVAQASSNMSMDLPVAATLARGVDALINVLGPDLQDMAKARDMILTMVRLFSREEETAALLESLRCLEHLSLYAPGHMEFVQYVRRLQDDIDSPSEDVSKLALHGLFTLMRRDAPEIVRVARPGLEERLWEYLNFEPSQQAVRNIFLNWLQQTGSSDPADWIRRCNDILTKTMVKADKSKTAVAKSATATAGVDLQDEEVAGFAVTAGASKEDEAEAASSTQELMRWQVRLFAMQCLHNLIAMIQKEATVSDDTPGEAALQQKVADVIRIAFSASTAGVAALRVVGMQIIDQILKMFGRTPDPDFQEAMLLEQYQAQISSALTPAFAADSSPELAGAAVNVCATFIATGIVTDIERMGRILKTLVSALDSFSQDTDTASIGDLKGLSSSAQVMVRMAVFAAWAELQIASAEQKYLAEVVKPHIAQLVPLWILSLREYARLRFEPEISATTTTPATSGDLDTVYAALNRETLLKFYHASWLSLVDAIASLIDEDSDFVFDALDNKQLEQHKDDNEEDGIDGTIARKNTGINYREEPVAFFFVLYGLAFESLAVRSGDDDVMARRRNLDILEALKKIIRPSVSGNAIYQEVVFAETMDLLDRMVLTESLSMQSIIVEIARNLCLVHPSSRQGLQTPINGEAQLSDDIEQLFELTRIIVLVIGGLVPGLAETPVSAQLESSEEATSLVRASLQALVDVSEVFPSIIKTDLHASILHIFVTILGTASCQTAVVPQALPIFRRFIASIVEDERPQTKQQVQNAFKRMLAILRNAQKREAEASLPCEKNTLLTITILLSAAQPLFESDDPLMLRFIGELRECLSSPMTTKVTAGCYRTLLLQSVATRLTFSHAVNFLLNAPDLEGMAETKSVMAQTLTTYTATKIAPDQRPAAIVLVIKTLLSRAAQDGQSVYPRIAARLLELAAADNTTFRTLVGSLAGGEKQLMEKILKSQTGNRGSRQDFSSDREPTIALKMNFGG; encoded by the coding sequence ATGGCCGACCCGGAGTCTGCAGCACAACCCCCCACCAAGTCCGTCAATAAGCCAGCTACCACCACGAGTACCACTACGAATGGCACGAAAGAAGCAGCTGCACCGACATCTGCATACGAGCTAGATGTCTCAAAGCTGCACTCGCTCCCCTCGGAGCAGCAAGGTCTATATCTCCTCACCTTCACGGCCGACCTCGCGAAGCATGTCGAGGACATCACGAACGACGAAGTCAGCGCAGAGCAGGTCGCGTTGAAGAAAGAGCTGTTCCAAGTGATCGACCTCGCGTCTCCAGCGCCGACGAGGGTAATACGCAAGAATGTTGGTAGATGCTTCCACGGCATCCTTACAAAAGGCAGCAGGAAGATCCTCTACGAATCGATCAATGAACTGGTCGCGATTGTCAATGCCGGCAAAGACAAGGACGCCCGCGCGAAGCATGCCGCGGTATACTGTTTGGGCGTCATTTTTGACGCTGCGGGCGACAGTGCAATCAGTTTGTCACCATTGGCATGTACTGCTGTGCTGAAGCTGCTGAAGCCTGCAGCGAGCGACACGGCACTTCGAAGTGCCATATTCCAGGCTTGCGGGAAGATTGCGAAGGGCATCGCTGTCGCGATAGACGAAGATCTGGGACGTGCTATATGGAAACAAGCTCGAAATGCTGCAGGAACCGACAGATCTCTCCTTGTACAGGCTAACGCATGTTGGTGCTTGGAGCAGTTGATACGATATACATCATATTTCGACAATTCCAGCGACTTTGACAAGCTACAGGCGGCGCTACTCAAGGCGATGGAGAGCGCCTCTGTCAGGGTCCGACATGCAGCAGCTTCTAGTCTTGCAACAGAGCTCGTGAAGAGCTATACCGAGTCGCCGAATAAGGATGCGGTACCTAAGATGAAAAAGCCAAAAAAGTCGAAGAAGACTGGCTTATCGGAAGAAGGTGATGAAGCAGAACGTGCTTCATCCCCAGCGCCAGAGAAATCTGCAACGGCACTGTCTTATGGGCTGTTAGAGATCTTTCGGCTATTGTCAACGCACTTCTGCAAACCCGCTACACCGAACAGAGCTCGAGCTGGCATCGCGGTCTGCTACATTAAAGTGCTAAGAGCACTTGGCGAAGGTGTTGTCGAACAAAAGTATGGCGAGATCGTGAACCATCTGTTCAAGGACCTGCTAGACTACCCTGGCTGGCAATACAACCAGTATCGGCAATTGATGTGCCGCAAGTTTGTACGCATCATCCTCGACCAAGTCATAGGTGGAATGATAGGCGAAACAGCGCAAATGAATGCCTGCAGATTTCTGCTCAACGATATCATCAAAGATTATCCACAGACCGTCAAAGAACGACCAGAGCCATCGAAAGCAGTCCTGACTGGTGCGATCAGTGCATTGACTTCGCTCACTCAACGACTGGACACTGCGATTGGCACTATTGCGGAAGGCTGCCGCGAAGGATTACTGCAGGTACTTCAACACCCAAGCTTTACAGTCCAGGTGCATGCTGCACGAGCACTGCGCACGTTCACCCTCGCGTGTCCACAACAGCTACTGCCCACGGTCACGATATGCATGAACAGTGTCAGTCGCGAATTGAATCTCTTGGGAGGTCCGCGCCAGAGCCAGCGTCGCTGCATAGGTTACGCGCACGGTCTGGCAGCCATCTTAAGCACATCGAGCCAGCATCCATTATACGGGTCGGTTGACGTATATGCCAGGGTGCTCCAACAGGCTACGAACTTACTGAAGTCGAGCGGCAGCTCTGACCTCAGAGTGTCAAGTTGCCAGTTGCAGGTAGCCTGGATCATGATTGGAGGTCTCATGTCCCTTGGACCTAACTTCGTGAAGATTCACGTAGCGCAACTTATGCTCTTGTGGCGAAATGCACTGCCTAAGCCCGTCTCTAGCGACCACATCAGCAAGCGGAACATGCTAGAGTTGAGCTACTTGGCTCATGTACGAGAGTGCGCTCTGGGGTCAATAAAAGCATTCTTGACGTACAATCAACGGCTACTCACATCTGATATCTCTCGGCGATTATCGGTGATGCTTGAGAACACTGTCACGTTCTTGCAAGGGTTGCCTTCGAAAAGAACTAGCGATGACCCATCGAATCGTCTTTCTGCCGCGCTGCAGTTGCAAGATTACGAGGTCATGGTTCGACGCAGGGTCTTTCAGTGCTTCTCGCAGCTCCTCAGCCTGAGTCCAGCTGGAAGCCTTGAAGCAACAGCGCACTCGACCATCTTGCCCATTGCCGTCGCCTCCTTTTCAGACTCCGAGTACGACGCACCAAATTCATTGAGCGCCGCCATCGCATCTTCTGCAAGCACTTTCGAAAGCATCTGGGATCTGAGCGACAATTATGGCTTCGGTGTATCGGGGTGTTTACGAGGTCTCGACATCCGCAATCCGATCACTGGTGGACATGAAAGGCACTGGACAAGCAGATCCGATCAAGAAGCAGAGATCGATCAAGCCATACTGTCGCCAGTCGGCGTAGCCGCTGAGAATGACCCTACCTCCTGCTACTTGTCATCTGCGCAAACCGAGCAAGAACTGCCTGGACCTCCGGCCACCGAAGTCGTGAATGCAGCCATCGCGGCATTTGGTCTCTCATTGCCTCTACAGAGCCCCAAAGTACAAGACAGCACTATACAGCAGATCAGCTCTTCTATAAACGCACCGATGCTGCAGAAGGACCCTGCCCGGAAAGTAGCGATCGTCGCGAATGTTGCGCTTGCACTTTCGATGGCGTTGCGGGTGACAACAGGAGACCTTGGGTCAGCTCGTGGCGAGCTAAAGAGCATGCAGGCCGAGAAGGGTCTGCAGGCGCTACTTCACCTTTGCATCAAGGACCCAGACGACAGCATTAGATGCATGGCTGCTGCCGCGCTTGGCCGGCTGTGCTCGAGCTCTGGCACCGCTTTTACGAGTTCAGAGGTTACCTATCTCACAGAAACTATTGTTAACAACCGTGAGCCTTATGTACGTGCTGGCTGCGCATCTGCGCTTGCTCACATTCATTCACAACTTGGTGGCATGGCAGCTGGACTGCACATGAAGAACATTGTTGGCATCTTGATGTCGCTGGCTGCAGATACTCATCCACTGGTTCACTTTTGGGCACTGGGCAGTCTCGCGACGATTGCGGAGTCAGCCGGACTGAACTTCTCGGGCTATGTTACGACTACGATAGGTCTACTTAGCCAGCTGTACGTGTCAGACAGTCACAACATTGAGACCGTGGCGCAGGCTTCGTCAAACATGTCCATGGATCTGCCGGTGGCTGCCACACTGGCTCGTGGTGTCGATGCGCTCATCAATGTCCTTGGGCCGGACCTACAGGATATGGCGAAGGCCCGAGATATGATACTAACGATGGTGCGTCTCTTCTCTCGAGAAGAGGAGACTGCTGCTCTGCTGGAGAGTCTGCGATGTCTAGAGCATCTGTCACTATATGCACCGGGCCATATGGAGTTTGTTCAGTACGTTCGCCGCTTGCAGGATGACATCGACTCGCCTTCGGAGGATGTCTCGAAGCTTGCTTTACACGGTCTGTTCACACTGATGCGACGCGACGCCCCTGAGATTGTGCGAGTTGCGCGACCTGGTCTCGAGGAACGGCTCTGGGAGTACCTCAATTTCGAGCCTTCGCAGCAGGCTGTCCGCAACATCTTCTTGAACTGGCTACAACAGACCGGGTCCAGCGACCCTGCAGACTGGATCCGTAGATGTAACGACATACTGACCAAGACCATGGTGAAGGCAGACAAGTCGAAGACGGCGGTGGCCAAAAGTGCGACCGCTACTGCGGGCGTTGACCTTCAAGACGAAGAAGTTGCTGGCTTTGCAGTTACTGCTGGCGCATCCAAAGAAGACGAAGCTGAAGCAGCATCCTCAACACAAGAGCTCATGCGCTGGCAGGTACGTCTGTTCGCAATGCAATGCCTACACAATCTCATTGCAATGATTCAAAAAGAGGCTACTGTCAGTGACGACACTCCTGGCGAGGCGGCGCTGCAGCAGAAAGTCGCAGATGTTATCCGAATCGCGTTCTCGGCGTCTACTGCCGGCGTGGCCGCTCTGCGCGTGGTAGGTATGCAAATCATTGACCAGATTCTGAAGATGTTTGGCAGGACACCAGATCCTGACTTCCAGGAAGCGATGCTGCTTGAACAGTACCAGGCTCAGATCAGCTCCGCGTTGACGCCCGCGTTCGCTGCTGACTCGTCACCTGAGCTGGCTGGGGCTGCGGTCAACGTCTGCGCCACTTTCATTGCTACTGGTATCGTGACCGACATCGAACGTATGGGTCGCATCCTCAAAACACTCGTCTCCGCCCTAGACAGCTTCTCCCAGGATACAGACACTGCCAGCATCGGAGATCTCAAGGGACTCAGCTCGAGTGCACAGGTTATGGTTCGCATGGCTGTCTTCGCTGCTTGGGCAGAACTACAAATTGCAAGCGCAGAGCAAAAGTATCTTGCCGAAGTAGTGAAGCCTCACATCGCACAATTAGTCCCTCTGTGGATCTTGTCATTGCGAGAGTATGCTCGGTTGCGCTTTGAGCCAGAAATTTCGGCAACCACCACAACACCTGCTACGTCTGGAGACCTCGACACAGTCTACGCAGCGCTGAACCGTGAGACCTTGCTAAAGTTCTACCATGCTTCGTGGCTGAGCTTGGTTGACGCCATCGCAAGTCTTATTGATGAGGATAGCGATTTCGTCTTTGATGCGCTTGACAACAAGCAGCTAGAGCAACATAAGGATGATAACGAAGAAGACGGCATCGACGGAACCATCGCCCGCAAGAACACCGGCATCAACTATCGAGAAGAGCCAGTGGCGTTCTTCTTCGTGCTTTACGGTCTGGCATTCGAATCGCTTGCCGTCCGAAGTGGCGACGACGATGTAATGGCTCGACGACGCAACTTGGACATCTTGGAGGCTCTGAAGAAGATCATACGCCCGTCGGTGTCTGGCAATGCGATCTACCAGGAAGTTGTCTTCGCAGAGACAATGGACCTGCTCGATCGCATGGTGCTCACGGAAAGTTTGAGCATGCAGTCCATCATTGTCGAGATCGCGCGGAATCTCTGCCTTGTCCACCCATCGTCCAGGCAAGGTCTGCAGACGCCTATCAACGGCGAAGCACAGTTGTCAGACGATATCGAGCAGTTATTTGAGCTCACTCGCATCATCGTCCTAGTCATTGGCGGACTCGTCCCGGGTCTGGCTGAAACGCCAGTATCTGCGCAGCTGGAGTCTTCAGAAGAGGCTACTAGCCTGGTGCGTGCATCGTTGCAGGCACTTGTGGATGTCTCGGAAGTGTTTCCTTCCATCATAAAGACGGACTTGCACGCATCGATCCTCCACATTTTCGTGACCATTCTCGGCACCGCAAGCTGTCAGACTGCTGTTGTCCCTCAAGCGCTGCCAATCTTTCGTCGCTTCATTGCGAGCATTGTAGAAGACGAAAGACCTCAGACGAAGCAACAAGTCCAAAATGCTTTCAAACGCATGCTTGCAATCCTGCGAAATGCTCAGAAGCGGGAGGCGGAAGCAAGCCTGCCTTGTGAGAAGAACACTCTGCTCACCATCACCATCCTACTTTCGGCCGCTCAGCCGCTTTTCGAGAGCGATGATCCCCTGATGCTGCGCTTCATTGGCGAGCTGCGTGAGTGTCTCTCATCGCCAATGACGACCAAGGTCACCGCTGGTTGCTATCGCACACTCTTGCTACAGAGTGTCGCCACTCGATTGACATTCTCACATGCTGTCAACTTTCTGCTGAATGCTCCCGATTTGGAAGGCATGGCTGAGACAAAGTCTGTCATGGCTCAGACACTCACAACATATACTGCAACAAAGATCGCCCCTGACCAAAGACCAGCTGCAATTGTACTGGTGATCAAGACTCTGCTCAGCAGGGCAGCACAGGATGGCCAGTCGGTGTATCCTAGGATCGCAGCGCGGCTATTGGAGCTCGCTGCCGCGGACAACACGACTTTCAGAACCCTGGTCGGCAGCCTAGCGGGTGGTGAGAAACAGCTGATGGAGAAGATCTTAAAGTCGCAGACTGGCAATCGTGGTTCGAGACAAGACTTCAGCTCAGACCGAGAGCCCACGATCGCACTCAAGATGAACTTTGGTGGGTGA
- a CDS encoding putative transcriptional regulatory protein, which translates to MAPSRGLHSLDLIHRPYQRYLCSQCRTRSFATTPTSLSGHSRWSKIKHDKAKTDSSKNKARSIFSHEIATASRLFGPDPNMNPRLADIITKAKRESFAKASIEAAIARGQGRSLSGHALESVTVEGLLPNNVAVIVECETDGKLRTLAEVRLVIKEAGGSEGKTGYLFTKRGRVVFEAKEGVGMDDVLEPALEAGAQDVTEDDDGKFVVWTEPGDTKHVGEAMTEALSLQIATSDIVSVPNEDTKVAVPSEEAAGELRHFIDQLQEKEASVQSIAMNVSQGNLEADAWNDLRSRLGAS; encoded by the coding sequence ATGGCACCCAGCAGAGGCCTCCACTCCCTGGATCTCATCCATCGACCCTACCAGAGATACCTCTGCTCACAATGCCGCACGCGGTCCTTCGCAACAACACCCACCTCCCTCTCCGGTCATAGCAGGTGGTCCAAGATCAAGCATGACAAGGCAAAAACAGATTCCTCAAAGAACAAAGCACGCAGCATCTTCAGTCATGAGATAGCAACAGCCTCGCGCCTCTTCGGCCCCGACCCCAACATGAACCCTCGCCTCGCCGACATCATCACCAAGGCCAAGAGAGAGTCGTTCGCCAAAGCAAGCATAGAGGCAGCCATCGCAAGAGGTCAGGGGCGGAGCTTGAGCGGGCATGCTTTAGAGAGCGTGACGGTTGAAGGGTTACTGCCGAACAATGTCGCCGTCATCGTGGAATGCGAGACGGACGGAAAGCTCAGGACTTTGGCAGAGGTACGGCTGGTCATCAAAGAAGCCGGAGGCTCTGAAGGCAAAACTGGATATCTGTTTACGAAGAGGGGGAGGGTTGTGTTTGAGGCGAAGGAGGGAGTCGGGATGGATGATGTGTTAGAGCCTGCGTTGGAAGCTGGAGCACAAGATGTTACGGAAGATGATGATGGGAAATTCGTGGTTTGGACGGAGCCTGGAGACACGAAGCATGTGGGCGAAGCCATGACGGAGGCTCTTAGTTTGCAAATTGCCACGTCGGACATTGTGTCGGTCCCAAACGAGGATACGAAGGTTGCGGTACCCAGCGAAGAGGCTGCAGGCGAGCTTAGACACTTCATTGATCAGCTGCAAGAGAAGGAGGCGAGCGTGCAGAGCATTGCAATGAACGTTTCCCAGGGGAACCTTGAAGCCGATGCCTGGAACGACTTGCGGAGCCGCTTAGGAGCGTCGTAA
- a CDS encoding Oxidoreductase BOA1: protein MVTVALAGATTGLGLTFLHTFLHLNAQDQEHKIVLLSRSEQPEFSALGVDLRTVDYADHAEPVKALQGVHTVLSLIGGQLDGRHNPQLDLLKAAKEAGVQRFAPSEYAGNGYEGVEMYRPKAEVWKAVRKSGIPEYTRFNCGLFMSVLATGTPKEADGRTEALAGLRPWNFVLNMRAGTADLAGDGSAKMVLTDTRDVARFVYRALELERWPEHLGMQGDVVSFQELVGMLEDVQGRKFSVKENDLDVLLDEAAKNPSKALYNQARVALQKGWAMVGDDLNRAFPDVKPVKARQFIEKWWSGLELEEPAWVDNKIFGQRDFDNAKTK from the exons ATGGTAACAGTGGCCCTCGCCGGAGCCACCacaggcctaggcctaacCTTCCTGCACACCTTCCTTCACCTCAACGCGCAAGACCAAGAACACAAGATCGTCCTCCTCTCCCGATCAGAGCAGCCCGAATTCTCCGCCTTGGGCGTTGACCTTCGCACAGTCGACTACGCTGACCACGCCGAACCCGTGAAGGCGCTCCAGGGTGTCCACACTGTCCTCTCCCTGATCGGCGGCCAACTCGATGGTCGCCATAATCCTCAGCTCGACTTACTCAAAGCCGCCAAGGAGGCAGGGGTACAGCGCTTCGCGCCGAGCGAGTATGCTGGCAATGGGTATGAGGGAGTGGAAATGTACCGACCTAAGGCGGAAGTCTGGAAAGCTGTGAGGAAGTCTGGGATTCCGGAGTATACTCGCTTCAATTGTGGGTTGTTCATGTCTGTGCTGGCGACGGGGACCCCGAAGGAG GCAGACGGGAGAACAGAAGCCTTGGCAGGGTTGAGGCCGTGGAACTTTGTGCTGAATATGAGGGCTGGCACTGCGGATTTGGCGGGGGACGGGAGCGCGAAGATGGTGTTGACTGACACAAGGGATGTTGCGCGGTTCGTCTATAGGGCGCTCGAGCTGGAGAGATGGCCCGAGCATCTGGGAATGCAAGGCGATGTCGTGTCCTTCCAGGAATTGGTCGGGATGCTCGAGGACGTGCAGGGTCGTAAGTTTTCGGTTAAGGAGAATGACTTGGACGTTCTGCTTGATGAAGCTGCGAAAAACCCAAGCAAGGCCTTGTACAATCAGGCCAGAGTCGCGCTTCAGAAAGGGTGGGCTATGGTCGGAGACGATCTGAACAGGGCATTCCCTGATGTGAAGCCTGTGAAAGCTCGGCAGTTCATCGAGAAGTGGTGGAGCGGCTTGGAATTGGAAGAGCCAGCATGGGTGGACAACAAGATCTTTGGGCAGAGAGACTTCGATAACGCAAAGACCAAGTAG
- a CDS encoding Aristolochene synthase, which yields MTTSISRADSGIKMKRKTLPEVDEYAMCDYDLKKDEVAAFTNEYVLGNWNFEDASAKIEYLKHRVGHLAYEYFPSGLDERMVLVARLMALLYLIGESLVELDLEDGEDYLGALDSAAKGYWLPDDNIPAVWMLCGTLDEMRAVDYLAVDDIWSTSLAHLSANLVRRGRPQHRHDSYRVPASLRLGYSLVGALEPFAIGHCLENDFSSP from the exons ATGACGACCTCAATTTCGCGTGCCGACTCTGGCATCAAGATGAAGCGTAAGACCCTGCCGGAGGTGGACGAATACGCGATGTGCGACTACGATCTGAAGAAGGATGAAGTGGCGGCGTTCACGAACGAATATGTGTTGGGCAACTGGAACTTCGAGGACGCCTCGGCGAAGATTGAGTACCTTAAGCATAGAGTCGGTCATCTGGCATACGAATACTTCCCATCTGGATTGGACGAGCGGATGGTCCTTGTGGCGCGACTAATGGCTCTGTTGTATTTGATCGGAG AGTCGTTGGTCGAACTCGACCTAGAAGATGGCGAAGACTACCTTGGAGCACTCGACTCAGCGGCCAAAGGTTACTGGCTACCAGACGACAATATACCAGCAGTCTGGATGCTTTGCGGAACCCTGGATGAGATGAGAGCCGTCGACTATCTTGCTGTCGATGACATTTGGTCAACGAGCCTGGCACACTTGAG CGCGAACCTCGTTAGGCGAGGCCGACCTCAGCATCGACATGATTCATACCGCGTCCCTGCCAGTCTCCGGCTTGGATACTCGTTGGTTGGAGCTCTTGAGCCATTCGCTATCGGCCACTGTCTCGAGAACGATTTCTCTTCTCCTTGA